A single genomic interval of Stieleria maiorica harbors:
- a CDS encoding DUF1328 family protein: MLYWAAVFFLIALVAAVFGFGGIAGGAASIAQVLFVVFLVLFVLSLIFGRRGPVA; encoded by the coding sequence ATGCTTTACTGGGCAGCCGTATTTTTTTTGATCGCGTTGGTCGCCGCCGTCTTCGGATTTGGTGGCATCGCCGGCGGAGCCGCCTCGATCGCGCAAGTTTTGTTTGTCGTGTTCCTTGTGCTGTTCGTTCTTAGTCTGATCTTCGGACGCCGTGGACCGGTGGCCTAA
- a CDS encoding SDR family NAD(P)-dependent oxidoreductase produces MPTTLITGASSGIGLELAKLFAADGENVVLVARSEGKLEELARQLRSTYPIEATAIPSDLSRSTAVEELRSELSRHSLRIDTLVNNAGFGALGKFAELDADRQRNMLMVNVVALTGLTRQLLPGMIERGSGGILNVGSTAAYQAGPNMSVYYATKAYVLSFTEGLREELAGTGVSATVLAPGPTETGFGADSGMGKFSFFQKAAMSARAVAKAGYAGYRKNEDVVIPGWRNRLMTTGVGFLPRVATRKIVAKIQDA; encoded by the coding sequence ATGCCGACGACACTTATCACGGGCGCTTCGTCCGGTATCGGCCTTGAGCTTGCCAAGCTATTTGCCGCCGACGGCGAGAACGTCGTCTTGGTTGCTCGCAGCGAAGGCAAGCTCGAGGAATTAGCGCGTCAGCTTCGATCCACCTACCCGATCGAAGCGACCGCGATCCCGAGCGATCTATCAAGGTCGACCGCCGTCGAGGAGCTCCGCAGCGAATTGTCGCGGCATTCTCTTCGCATCGACACACTCGTCAACAATGCCGGATTTGGCGCGTTGGGGAAGTTTGCGGAACTGGATGCCGACCGACAAAGGAACATGTTAATGGTCAACGTGGTCGCGCTCACTGGGCTCACGCGTCAATTGCTGCCCGGTATGATCGAGCGCGGCAGTGGGGGAATCCTGAACGTCGGCAGCACGGCAGCCTATCAAGCCGGCCCGAACATGTCGGTCTATTATGCCACCAAGGCCTACGTCCTGTCCTTCACCGAAGGGCTACGCGAAGAGCTCGCAGGCACCGGCGTGTCCGCAACGGTGCTCGCCCCTGGACCGACCGAGACCGGTTTCGGTGCAGATTCCGGCATGGGCAAGTTTAGCTTCTTTCAAAAAGCCGCCATGTCTGCCAGGGCAGTGGCAAAGGCCGGTTACGCAGGCTATCGCAAAAACGAAGACGTCGTCATCCCCGGCTGGCGAAATCGGTTGATGACGACCGGCGTCGGATTCCTACCTCGCGTCGCGACTCGGAAGATCGTCGCAAAGATTCAGGACGCGTGA